A genomic window from Cupriavidus basilensis includes:
- a CDS encoding shikimate kinase, whose translation MTVTRPNLFFVGLMGAGKTTVGRTVARRLNYPFFDSDHELEARCGVRIPIIFEHEGEAGFRDREAQAIDELTQRRGIVLATGGGAVLRPENRAHLKARGTVVYLRASPHDLWLRTRHDRNRPLLQTEDPKGRLETLYGERDPLYREVADFIIETGKPSVAQLANMVLMQLEMAGFTVAAEEPEGADGECADNLPAQDQNHNDHP comes from the coding sequence GTGACAGTCACCCGCCCGAACCTTTTCTTTGTTGGCCTGATGGGTGCCGGCAAGACCACCGTCGGCCGTACCGTGGCCCGGCGCCTGAATTACCCGTTCTTCGATTCGGATCACGAACTCGAGGCGCGTTGCGGCGTGCGTATCCCGATCATCTTCGAGCATGAGGGTGAAGCGGGCTTTCGCGACCGCGAGGCGCAGGCGATCGACGAGCTGACCCAGCGCCGCGGCATCGTGCTGGCCACCGGCGGCGGCGCGGTGCTGCGCCCGGAGAATCGCGCCCACCTGAAGGCGCGCGGCACCGTGGTCTACCTGCGCGCCAGCCCGCACGACCTGTGGCTGCGCACCCGCCACGACCGCAATCGCCCGCTGCTGCAGACCGAAGACCCCAAGGGACGGCTGGAGACGCTCTATGGTGAGCGCGACCCGCTTTACCGCGAGGTGGCGGATTTCATCATCGAGACCGGCAAGCCTTCGGTAGCGCAGCTTGCTAATATGGTGTTGATGCAACTTGAAATGGCCGGTTTCACCGTTGCCGCCGAAGAACCCGAAGGGGCAGACGGCGAGTGCGCGGACAACCTCCCGGCGCAGGACCAGAATCACAATGATCACCCTTGA